The following proteins come from a genomic window of Sphaerisporangium rubeum:
- the trpA gene encoding tryptophan synthase subunit alpha yields MTNLQTVFEKTRADRRAALIGYLPAGFPTKEGAVAAATAMVEAGCDVIEIGLPYSDPLMDGPTIQDAVHRALTNGTRIADVMRTVEGVAASGAAVLVMTYWNPVDRYGADRFARELADAGGAGVITPDLTPEESGPWCDAAASAGLGTVFLVAPSSTDDRIQAVAGCCTGFVYAASLMGVTGARTSVSAAAEGLVKRTKAHTDLPVCVGLGVGTGSQAAEVAAYADGVIVGSAFIRRLLDAPTESEGLTAVRALAEELATGVRTRQEA; encoded by the coding sequence ATGACCAATCTTCAGACGGTGTTCGAGAAGACGCGCGCCGACCGCCGCGCCGCGCTGATCGGGTACCTTCCCGCCGGCTTCCCCACCAAGGAAGGCGCCGTCGCCGCCGCCACCGCCATGGTGGAGGCCGGATGCGACGTCATCGAGATCGGCCTGCCGTACTCCGATCCGCTGATGGACGGCCCCACCATCCAGGACGCCGTGCACCGTGCCCTCACCAACGGCACCCGCATCGCCGACGTGATGCGCACCGTCGAGGGAGTCGCCGCGTCCGGCGCCGCCGTGCTCGTCATGACCTACTGGAACCCGGTCGACCGCTACGGCGCCGACCGCTTCGCGCGTGAGCTCGCCGACGCCGGCGGCGCCGGCGTCATCACCCCCGACCTCACCCCCGAGGAGTCCGGCCCCTGGTGCGACGCCGCCGCCTCCGCCGGCCTCGGCACCGTCTTCCTGGTGGCACCCAGCTCCACCGACGACCGCATCCAGGCCGTCGCCGGCTGCTGCACCGGCTTCGTCTACGCCGCCTCCCTGATGGGTGTCACCGGCGCGCGCACCAGCGTGAGCGCCGCCGCCGAAGGCCTGGTGAAGCGCACCAAGGCCCACACCGACCTCCCTGTCTGCGTCGGCCTCGGCGTCGGCACCGGCTCCCAGGCCGCCGAGGTCGCCGCCTACGCCGACGGCGTCATCGTCGGCTCCGCCTTCATCCGCCGCCTCCTCGACGCACCCACCGAGTCCGAAGGCCTCACCGCCGTCCGCGCTCTCGCCGAGGAACTCGCCACCGGCGTCCGCACCCGTCAGGAAGCCTGA
- a CDS encoding helix-turn-helix domain-containing protein, with protein MPPTRISEAKGILAARLREIRSEAGLTARSLASEAGWHFSKVSKIEHAVQTPAENDIRTWCRVCDADEYVVDLIAAVRNIDSMYTEWRRLESTGLRHVQESFQRLYQGTRQFRVFQHSAVPGLLQTPGYARAHLRAVIDFRGIPDDLESAVAARIGQQEVLTGGGGKRFMFVIGEQALRTPVCGTAEMVTQLERLAEITTNVPQLSFGVIPSGTSPPIMPPENFWIYDDNQVRVDTIPGQFRIKAPTDVALYEKAFTALAGVAVYGKAARDLIEARSSALRET; from the coding sequence ATGCCCCCCACCCGCATCAGCGAGGCCAAGGGGATCCTGGCCGCGCGGCTGCGCGAGATCCGCAGTGAGGCCGGGCTGACGGCCAGGAGTCTCGCGTCGGAGGCCGGCTGGCATTTCTCCAAGGTCTCCAAGATCGAGCACGCGGTGCAGACGCCGGCGGAGAACGACATCCGGACCTGGTGCCGGGTCTGCGACGCCGACGAGTACGTCGTGGACCTCATCGCGGCGGTACGCAACATCGACTCGATGTACACCGAGTGGCGGCGGCTGGAGAGCACGGGGCTGCGCCATGTGCAGGAGTCGTTCCAGCGGCTCTACCAGGGAACCCGGCAGTTCCGCGTGTTCCAGCACTCGGCGGTGCCCGGCCTGCTCCAGACGCCGGGGTACGCGCGTGCGCACCTGAGGGCCGTCATCGACTTCCGGGGCATCCCCGACGACCTGGAGTCGGCGGTGGCGGCGCGGATCGGGCAGCAGGAGGTGCTGACCGGGGGAGGAGGCAAGAGATTCATGTTCGTCATCGGCGAGCAGGCTTTGCGCACCCCGGTGTGCGGCACGGCCGAGATGGTGACGCAGCTGGAGCGGCTGGCCGAGATCACGACCAACGTTCCGCAACTCAGCTTCGGTGTGATCCCTTCGGGGACGTCGCCGCCGATCATGCCGCCGGAAAACTTCTGGATCTATGACGACAATCAAGTCAGAGTGGACACCATACCGGGACAGTTCCGGATCAAAGCTCCTACCGACGTGGCGCTGTACGAGAAGGCGTTCACCGCTCTGGCCGGAGTCGCGGTGTACGGGAAGGCGGCGCGCGACCTCATCGAGGCGAGGTCGAGCGCGCTGCGCGAAACATGA
- the lgt gene encoding prolipoprotein diacylglyceryl transferase: protein MPLASIPSPPEGVWYLGPIPLRAYALCIVLGVIVAVWMGERRWRARGGVPGTITDLAVWAVPFGLVGGRLYHVITDWQLYFGPDAPNRPIDALYIWHGGLGIWGAIALGAVGVWIACRRRGLSLSAVADVCAPGIAVAQGIGRLGNYFNQELFGGPTTLPWGLEIEPGRPGTVPGVATYHPAFLYELLWDFALAGVLIWIGSRFAIRHGRLFALYVAGYTLGRFWIEGLRVDPAHEILGLRLNQWTSIVIFIGALVYFYLTRTKDTPEIIVPEAGPGEDTPDQAHGADQADADEIEQVRLATADAESPPATEGDDTPEDGPSAAVGTVTAGSTSPADGADATASAQATDGGAAAEVPAKPVAVPVSGDGEAADPAHPADQADAGEVAARAAGPEAGGR, encoded by the coding sequence ATGCCCCTGGCCTCCATTCCCAGCCCGCCTGAAGGGGTCTGGTACCTCGGACCGATCCCTCTGCGGGCCTACGCTCTTTGCATCGTGCTCGGCGTCATCGTCGCCGTCTGGATGGGCGAGCGCCGCTGGCGTGCCCGCGGCGGTGTGCCGGGCACCATCACCGACCTCGCCGTCTGGGCCGTGCCGTTCGGCCTGGTCGGCGGCCGGCTCTACCACGTCATCACCGACTGGCAGCTCTACTTCGGGCCTGACGCACCCAACCGGCCGATCGACGCCTTGTACATCTGGCACGGCGGCCTCGGCATCTGGGGTGCCATCGCGCTCGGCGCCGTCGGGGTGTGGATCGCCTGCCGCCGCCGCGGCCTGTCGCTGTCCGCCGTGGCCGACGTCTGCGCTCCCGGTATCGCCGTGGCCCAGGGCATCGGCCGGCTCGGAAACTACTTCAACCAGGAGCTCTTCGGCGGGCCCACCACCCTGCCGTGGGGCCTGGAGATCGAACCCGGCCGGCCCGGCACCGTCCCCGGCGTGGCCACCTACCACCCGGCGTTCCTGTACGAGTTGCTGTGGGACTTCGCGCTCGCCGGCGTTCTCATCTGGATCGGCAGCCGGTTCGCCATCAGGCACGGCCGCCTGTTCGCGCTGTACGTCGCGGGCTACACGCTCGGCCGGTTCTGGATCGAGGGCCTGCGGGTGGACCCGGCCCACGAGATCCTCGGCCTGCGCCTCAACCAGTGGACGTCCATCGTCATCTTCATCGGCGCACTGGTGTACTTCTACCTCACCAGAACCAAGGACACCCCGGAGATCATCGTCCCCGAGGCCGGCCCGGGTGAGGACACCCCCGACCAGGCCCACGGCGCCGACCAGGCCGACGCCGACGAGATCGAGCAGGTCAGGCTCGCCACCGCCGACGCCGAGTCGCCGCCTGCCACCGAGGGGGACGACACCCCGGAGGACGGCCCATCCGCGGCCGTCGGCACGGTGACCGCCGGTTCCACCTCTCCGGCCGACGGTGCGGACGCCACGGCCTCGGCGCAGGCCACGGACGGTGGTGCCGCGGCGGAGGTCCCCGCCAAGCCCGTGGCCGTCCCGGTGTCCGGGGACGGCGAGGCCGCCGATCCGGCGCATCCGGCCGACCAGGCGGACGCCGGTGAGGTCGCGGCGCGTGCGGCGGGCCCGGAGGCGGGTGGCCGATGA
- a CDS encoding TIGR02234 family membrane protein encodes MTGDPPVARRALAVFVPAGAAGAAAALIAGGRTWATVQFHGAPAVRAAPVEVTGNDLVPALGPLALAAFAAVVAVLATRGVWRAIVGVVIALCGAAVAVTALRGVSTGQVVAVARERVTLAAGDQAAVTATWSWPALAALGGAVLAAAGLTAVLRGRHWPGMSTRYDRPTGTTPSTEASRSATPRDADRGMWEALDRGEDPTAESEAADRKPHGKS; translated from the coding sequence ATGACAGGCGACCCGCCGGTCGCGCGCAGAGCGCTCGCGGTCTTCGTGCCGGCCGGCGCCGCCGGGGCCGCGGCGGCACTGATCGCGGGGGGCCGCACCTGGGCCACCGTCCAGTTCCACGGCGCGCCGGCGGTGCGGGCCGCTCCGGTGGAGGTCACGGGGAACGACCTGGTCCCGGCGCTCGGCCCGCTCGCGCTCGCGGCCTTCGCCGCGGTCGTCGCCGTGCTCGCCACGCGCGGCGTCTGGCGGGCCATTGTCGGCGTGGTCATCGCGCTGTGCGGCGCCGCCGTCGCCGTGACCGCGTTGCGCGGCGTCTCCACCGGCCAGGTCGTCGCGGTCGCGCGCGAGCGGGTCACCCTCGCCGCCGGCGACCAGGCCGCGGTGACCGCCACCTGGTCCTGGCCCGCTCTCGCCGCACTCGGCGGAGCCGTCCTGGCCGCCGCCGGCCTCACCGCCGTACTTCGCGGCCGTCACTGGCCCGGCATGTCCACCCGCTACGACCGCCCCACCGGCACCACGCCTTCCACCGAGGCAAGCAGGTCCGCCACCCCCCGCGACGCGGACCGGGGAATGTGGGAGGCGCTCGACAGAGGCGAGGACCCGACGGCGGAGTCCGAGGCGGCGGATCGGAAGCCGCACGGGAAGAGCTGA
- the trpB gene encoding tryptophan synthase subunit beta yields MAEGTLITAAGLGGGPVANDPDEHGRFGVFGGRFVPEALIPALDEVARTYAEAKADPAFLSEFEHLLRTYAGRPTTITEVHRFAETAGGARVILKREDLTHTGAHKINNVLGQALLTKRLGKTRVIAETGAGQHGVATATACALLGLECVIYMGEVDCERQALNVARMKLLGATVVPVGNGSRTLKDAINEAFRDWVTNVDSTHYLFGTVAGPSPFPEMVRDFARIIGVEARSQVLELTGRLPDAVCAAVGGGSNAIGLFHAFIGDKDVALHGYEAAGHGVESGEHACTLTEGSIGVLHGSRTYVLQDDEGQTIESHSISAGLDYPGVGPEHAWLKDSGRATYHGVTDDEAMEAFALLARTEGIIPAIESAHALAGAARLGRELGPGAVILVNLSGRGDKDMGTAMKYFNL; encoded by the coding sequence ATCGCAGAAGGCACCCTGATCACCGCGGCCGGCCTCGGCGGCGGCCCCGTGGCGAACGACCCCGACGAGCACGGCCGCTTCGGCGTGTTCGGCGGCCGTTTCGTCCCCGAGGCCCTGATCCCGGCCCTGGACGAGGTGGCGCGCACCTACGCCGAGGCCAAGGCCGATCCTGCCTTCCTGAGCGAGTTCGAGCACCTGCTGCGCACCTACGCCGGCCGGCCGACCACCATCACCGAGGTCCACAGGTTCGCCGAGACCGCCGGCGGCGCGCGGGTGATCCTCAAGCGCGAGGACCTCACCCACACCGGCGCGCACAAGATCAACAATGTGCTCGGCCAGGCGCTGCTCACCAAGCGCCTCGGCAAGACCCGCGTCATCGCCGAGACCGGCGCGGGCCAGCACGGCGTGGCCACCGCCACCGCCTGCGCGCTGCTCGGCCTGGAGTGCGTCATCTACATGGGCGAGGTCGACTGCGAGCGCCAGGCGCTCAACGTCGCGCGCATGAAGCTCCTCGGCGCCACGGTCGTCCCGGTCGGCAACGGCAGCCGCACCCTCAAGGACGCCATCAACGAGGCGTTCCGCGACTGGGTGACCAACGTCGACTCCACCCACTACCTCTTCGGCACCGTCGCGGGCCCGTCCCCGTTCCCCGAGATGGTCCGCGACTTCGCGCGCATCATCGGCGTCGAGGCGCGCAGCCAGGTGCTCGAGCTCACCGGCCGCCTCCCCGACGCCGTGTGCGCGGCCGTCGGCGGCGGCTCCAACGCGATCGGCCTGTTCCACGCGTTCATCGGCGACAAGGACGTCGCGCTGCACGGCTACGAGGCCGCCGGCCACGGCGTGGAGTCCGGCGAGCACGCCTGCACCCTCACCGAGGGCTCGATCGGCGTGCTCCACGGCTCACGCACCTACGTCCTGCAGGACGACGAGGGCCAGACCATCGAGTCCCACTCGATCTCCGCCGGCCTCGACTACCCCGGCGTCGGCCCCGAGCACGCGTGGCTCAAGGACTCCGGCCGCGCCACCTACCACGGCGTCACCGACGACGAGGCGATGGAGGCGTTCGCCCTGCTCGCCCGCACCGAAGGCATCATCCCCGCCATCGAGTCGGCGCACGCGCTCGCCGGCGCCGCGAGGCTGGGCCGCGAGCTCGGGCCCGGGGCCGTCATCCTGGTCAACCTCTCCGGCCGGGGCGACAAGGACATGGGCACCGCGATGAAGTACTTCAACCTCTGA
- the hisI gene encoding phosphoribosyl-AMP cyclohydrolase — protein MPLDPKVADRLKRDAQGLVPAVVQQYDTGEVLMMAWMDDEALHRTLTTGRATYWSRSRRDYWVKGETSGNVQFVRHAALDCDGDTILLKVDQTGGACHTGDRTCFDADVLEVSR, from the coding sequence ATGCCTCTTGATCCGAAGGTCGCGGACCGGCTGAAACGCGACGCGCAGGGCCTGGTACCCGCCGTCGTCCAGCAGTACGACACCGGCGAGGTGCTGATGATGGCCTGGATGGACGACGAGGCCCTGCATCGCACCCTCACCACCGGCCGCGCGACCTACTGGTCCCGCAGCCGCCGCGACTACTGGGTCAAAGGCGAGACCTCCGGCAACGTCCAGTTCGTCCGGCACGCCGCACTGGACTGCGACGGCGACACCATCTTGCTCAAGGTCGACCAGACCGGTGGCGCCTGTCACACCGGTGACCGCACCTGTTTCGACGCCGACGTCCTTGAGGTCTCCCGATGA
- a CDS encoding DoxX family protein codes for MMSRSVRDAVPWVTTAARLVVAGVLIVAGWLKIGTPALSVQAVKAYELLPEQVATAVGYGLPIVEIVVGVLLVIGLLTRAAGAVSALLMLAFVVGIASAWARGLRIDCGCFGGGGQLGAGQEPGYLWELLRDAGLFLLGGWVMWFGPGRLSLDSALGLATPRGVGDVDGDGGAEGVEGDELGAPSTV; via the coding sequence ATGATGTCACGGAGTGTGCGGGACGCGGTACCCTGGGTGACGACAGCCGCCAGGCTCGTGGTGGCCGGGGTGCTCATCGTCGCGGGCTGGTTGAAGATCGGCACGCCGGCGTTGTCCGTCCAGGCCGTCAAGGCCTACGAGCTGCTGCCGGAACAGGTCGCCACCGCGGTGGGTTACGGCCTGCCGATCGTCGAGATCGTCGTAGGGGTGCTGCTTGTCATCGGGCTGCTCACGCGCGCGGCGGGTGCGGTGTCCGCGCTGCTCATGCTGGCCTTCGTGGTCGGCATCGCCTCGGCGTGGGCACGTGGGCTGCGCATCGACTGCGGGTGCTTCGGCGGCGGCGGGCAGCTCGGCGCGGGCCAGGAGCCTGGCTACTTGTGGGAGTTGCTGCGCGACGCGGGACTGTTCCTGCTCGGCGGCTGGGTCATGTGGTTCGGCCCGGGACGCCTCTCCCTCGACTCGGCCCTCGGCCTGGCCACCCCGCGCGGGGTCGGTGACGTGGACGGCGACGGCGGTGCCGAAGGTGTCGAAGGCGACGAGCTGGGGGCGCCCAGCACGGTGTGA
- the trpC gene encoding indole-3-glycerol phosphate synthase TrpC has protein sequence MSVLDEILEGVRADLAEREKSVSLAELKDRARLAPPARDAYAALGGDRVSVIAEVKRSSPSKGALAAIADPAALAADYEAGGAHVISVLTEGRRFGGSLADLAAVRAAVDIPVLRKDFVVSSYQLWEARAHGADLALLIVAALDQNALVSLIERAESIGLAPLVEVHDEEELARALDAGAKIIGVNARDLKTLQVDREIFSQLAPKIPDGVIKIAESGVRGPHDLLAYARAGADAVLVGESLVTGKDPKAAVVDLVTAGAHPASRLDSGPGPERQQ, from the coding sequence GTGAGCGTGCTCGACGAGATCTTGGAAGGGGTGCGGGCCGACCTCGCCGAGCGCGAGAAGTCCGTGTCGCTGGCGGAGCTCAAGGACCGCGCGCGGCTGGCCCCGCCGGCCAGGGACGCCTACGCCGCGCTCGGCGGCGACAGGGTGTCGGTCATCGCCGAGGTCAAGCGCTCCAGCCCGTCCAAGGGCGCGCTGGCCGCCATCGCCGATCCCGCCGCGCTCGCCGCCGACTACGAGGCCGGCGGCGCTCATGTCATCAGCGTGCTCACCGAGGGCCGCAGGTTCGGCGGCAGCCTCGCCGACCTCGCCGCCGTGCGCGCCGCCGTCGACATCCCCGTACTGCGCAAGGACTTCGTGGTCAGCTCCTACCAGCTGTGGGAGGCGCGGGCCCACGGCGCCGACCTCGCGCTGCTCATCGTGGCGGCCCTCGACCAGAACGCCTTGGTGTCGCTGATCGAACGCGCCGAGTCGATCGGCCTCGCGCCGCTCGTCGAGGTGCACGACGAGGAAGAGCTGGCCCGCGCGCTCGACGCCGGCGCCAAGATCATCGGAGTGAACGCGCGCGATCTGAAGACACTTCAGGTCGACCGCGAGATATTCTCCCAACTGGCGCCGAAGATCCCGGACGGCGTCATCAAGATCGCCGAGTCCGGCGTCCGCGGCCCGCACGACCTGCTGGCCTACGCCAGGGCCGGCGCCGACGCGGTGCTCGTCGGGGAGAGCCTGGTGACGGGCAAGGACCCCAAGGCCGCGGTGGTCGACCTGGTCACCGCCGGCGCGCACCCCGCGTCCCGACTCGACAGCGGACCAGGACCCGAGAGGCAGCAGTGA
- a CDS encoding DsbA family protein — MSKAARELSARERIRSQREADRRRDRRRRLVTVGAVAAVAFATIGGGWWYVQAGRSETPGGDLAPVTMQADGTVAMARPGVTKPVLDIYEDFQCPACQAFERASAATVKNLAAEGKVKVVYHPVTIFRDEPAGPNSMRASAAARCVPGGSQWVAFHDRLFKEQPPETASGFAAADLVKWGKEAGVTEPGFASCVTSMKNAQAQAAYTKKVIDAKLLTKGTPTVRLDGAELENRIAFSPAALRGAVLDAAKRAGTR; from the coding sequence ATGAGCAAGGCCGCGCGAGAGCTCTCCGCCCGCGAGCGCATCAGGTCTCAGCGTGAGGCCGACCGCCGCAGGGACCGCCGCAGGCGGCTGGTCACAGTGGGGGCCGTCGCGGCCGTGGCGTTCGCGACGATCGGCGGCGGCTGGTGGTACGTCCAGGCGGGCCGTTCGGAGACCCCCGGCGGCGACCTCGCGCCGGTCACCATGCAGGCCGACGGCACGGTCGCCATGGCGCGGCCCGGTGTCACCAAGCCCGTCCTCGACATTTACGAGGACTTCCAGTGCCCCGCCTGCCAGGCGTTCGAGCGCGCCAGTGCCGCCACCGTCAAGAACCTCGCCGCCGAGGGCAAGGTCAAGGTCGTCTACCACCCGGTCACCATCTTCCGCGACGAGCCCGCGGGCCCCAACTCCATGCGGGCCTCCGCCGCGGCCCGCTGCGTTCCCGGTGGCAGCCAGTGGGTCGCGTTCCACGACCGGTTGTTCAAGGAGCAGCCGCCGGAGACCGCGAGCGGCTTCGCCGCCGCCGACCTCGTCAAGTGGGGCAAGGAGGCCGGGGTGACCGAGCCGGGGTTCGCCTCGTGCGTCACCTCCATGAAGAACGCGCAGGCACAGGCCGCGTACACCAAGAAGGTCATCGACGCCAAGCTCCTCACCAAGGGCACCCCCACGGTGCGCCTGGACGGCGCCGAGCTCGAGAACAGGATCGCCTTCTCGCCTGCGGCGCTGCGTGGAGCGGTCCTTGATGCCGCGAAGCGCGCCGGGACGCGGTAA
- a CDS encoding DUF2752 domain-containing protein produces MRAPMGSRVAMWSRVAPLGVAAPAAAGVAYVGAVDPGVPGHYPPCPLLWLTGLYCPGCGGLRALHALTHGDVVAAAGLNPLLLVTIPVVAVVWSVWAVRAWRGRPQRWGPRWSVVIWGYLVLMMVFGVVRNLPFAAFLAP; encoded by the coding sequence GTGCGTGCGCCGATGGGGTCCCGGGTCGCGATGTGGTCCCGGGTCGCGCCACTCGGCGTGGCCGCGCCGGCCGCGGCCGGGGTGGCCTATGTCGGTGCGGTGGACCCGGGTGTTCCGGGTCACTACCCGCCGTGTCCTCTTCTGTGGCTCACCGGGCTGTACTGTCCGGGTTGCGGGGGGTTGCGGGCTCTGCACGCGCTCACCCATGGGGACGTCGTCGCGGCGGCGGGGCTCAATCCGCTGCTGCTGGTGACGATCCCTGTGGTGGCGGTGGTGTGGTCGGTCTGGGCCGTGCGGGCCTGGCGTGGCCGGCCGCAGCGGTGGGGGCCGCGATGGTCGGTGGTGATTTGGGGGTACCTGGTGCTGATGATGGTCTTCGGTGTTGTGCGAAATCTGCCTTTCGCGGCTTTCCTCGCCCCCTAA